Proteins from a genomic interval of Candidatus Dormiibacterota bacterium:
- a CDS encoding SDR family NAD(P)-dependent oxidoreductase: MDVTGSVALITGGASGLGAATAQRLAGAGATVVILDLPGSAGADLAATLPHGARFVPADVTDAEAVAGAVATAAGLGELRVLVCCAGVGPPAKVVGRDGTPMPLQHFTRILEINLVGTFNAVRLAAARMVANPPNDDGERGVVVMTSSIAAYDGQIGQVAYSASKGGIVGMTLPLARDLSRDGVRVVTIAPGTFDTPLLAGAPQNVRDALGAAVPFPSRLGRPEEYGALVECIVGNAMLNGEVIRLDGAMRMPPR, encoded by the coding sequence GTGGACGTCACCGGCTCCGTCGCGCTGATCACCGGGGGGGCCTCCGGGCTCGGCGCCGCCACCGCCCAGCGGCTCGCCGGTGCGGGGGCGACCGTGGTCATCCTCGATCTGCCCGGCAGCGCCGGCGCCGACCTCGCCGCGACCCTGCCCCACGGCGCCCGCTTCGTCCCCGCCGACGTCACCGACGCCGAGGCGGTGGCCGGCGCCGTCGCCACCGCCGCCGGGCTCGGCGAGCTCCGCGTGCTGGTCTGCTGCGCGGGGGTCGGCCCGCCCGCCAAGGTGGTCGGCCGCGACGGCACCCCGATGCCGCTCCAGCACTTCACCCGCATCCTCGAGATCAACCTGGTCGGCACCTTCAACGCGGTCCGGCTGGCGGCGGCGCGGATGGTCGCCAACCCGCCGAACGACGACGGCGAGCGCGGCGTCGTGGTGATGACCTCCTCGATCGCCGCGTACGACGGCCAGATCGGGCAGGTGGCCTACTCGGCGAGCAAGGGGGGCATCGTGGGCATGACCCTGCCCCTGGCCCGCGACCTCTCCCGCGACGGCGTGCGCGTCGTCACCATCGCTCCCGGCACCTTCGACACCCCGCTGCTCGCCGGCGCCCCCCAGAACGTCCGCGACGCCCTCGGCGCCGCGGTGCCCTTCCCCTCCCGGCTGGGGCGGCCCGAGGAGTACGGCGCGCTGGTGGAATGCATCGTCGGCAACGCGATGCTCAACGGCGAGGTCATCCGCCTCGACGGCGCGATGCGGATGCCCCCGCGCTGA
- the hypE gene encoding hydrogenase expression/formation protein HypE, with the protein MRKRKPSLRESTITMSHGAGGKSSHTLVTALFADVLSNPLLDQLGDNAQLTIPGLDGARLAMSTDSFVVSPLFFPGGDIGELAVNGTVNDLAVGGAQPLCLSAAFILEEGLDIGLLRRVVESMRAAADRAGVSIVTGDTKVVPRGKADQLFITTTGVGLVREPQRLGFGRIRPGDVVLLNGAIGDHGSTVMLARGDVDLEAESLHSDTQPLWRLVSTLLDAGVDVHFMRDATRGGVATVLNEIAQQAGLAVAIDEDDLPVHDQVRGVAEILGIEPLYIANEGVLVAIVAAADAERALELMRSLPEGAEAARIGEVREEPEGMVFIRTGFGGTRVVDMLIGDPLPRIC; encoded by the coding sequence ATGCGCAAGCGCAAGCCGTCGCTGCGCGAGTCCACGATCACCATGAGCCACGGCGCCGGCGGCAAGTCGAGTCACACGCTGGTGACCGCGCTGTTCGCCGACGTGCTCAGCAACCCGCTCCTCGACCAGCTCGGTGACAACGCCCAGCTGACCATCCCCGGGCTCGACGGCGCCCGGCTGGCGATGAGCACCGACTCCTTCGTGGTCAGCCCGCTGTTCTTCCCCGGGGGCGACATCGGCGAGCTGGCGGTGAACGGCACCGTCAACGACCTCGCCGTGGGCGGCGCTCAGCCGCTCTGCCTCTCGGCGGCGTTCATCCTCGAGGAGGGGCTCGACATCGGCCTGCTGCGCCGGGTGGTGGAGTCGATGCGGGCCGCCGCCGACCGCGCCGGGGTCTCGATCGTGACCGGCGACACCAAGGTGGTGCCCCGGGGCAAGGCCGACCAGCTCTTCATCACCACCACCGGGGTGGGGCTGGTCCGCGAGCCCCAGCGCCTCGGGTTCGGGCGGATCCGGCCCGGCGACGTGGTGCTGCTCAACGGCGCGATCGGCGACCACGGCAGCACCGTGATGCTGGCCCGCGGCGACGTCGACCTCGAGGCCGAGTCGCTGCACAGCGACACCCAGCCGCTCTGGAGGCTGGTCTCCACCCTTCTCGACGCCGGGGTCGACGTCCACTTCATGCGCGATGCCACCCGTGGCGGCGTCGCCACCGTGCTCAACGAGATCGCCCAGCAGGCGGGGCTCGCGGTGGCCATCGACGAGGACGACCTCCCCGTCCACGACCAGGTGCGGGGGGTCGCCGAGATCCTCGGCATCGAGCCGCTCTACATCGCCAACGAGGGGGTGCTGGTCGCCATCGTCGCCGCGGCCGACGCCGAGCGCGCGCTCGAGCTGATGCGGTCGCTCCCCGAGGGCGCGGAGGCGGCGCGGATCGGCGAGGTCCGCGAGGAGCCGGAGGGGATGGTGTTCATCCGCACCGGCTTCGGCGGCACCCGGGTCGTCGACATGCTCATCGGAGACCCGCTCCCGCGCATCTGCTGA
- the hypD gene encoding hydrogenase formation protein HypD, giving the protein MKFADEFRDADLARALGAKIAEESGDRHWKIMEVCGGHTHTIFKYGIEDLLPSNVELVHGPGCPVCVIPMGRLDDGIALARNPEVIFTCFGDLMRVPGGNGSLLDAKAEGADVRMVYSPLDALKIARDNPDRKVVFYAIGFETTAPSTALTLLHAKAEGVKNFSVFCNHVTIIPPMKAILDSPDLRLDGFLGPGHVSSVVGIRPYEFVTQTYNKPVVVVGFEPLDILQGVHMVMRQILEGRCEVENQYKRVVHDDGNAKSLEVLGRVFSIRPHFEWRGLGFISQSALQLRDEFAEFDAEKIFTVPGVRVADPKACQCGEVLKGVLKPWECKVFGTACTPETPIGTCMVSSEGACAAYYNFGRYSRSRERERVLAGAAANGDRG; this is encoded by the coding sequence ATGAAGTTCGCTGACGAGTTCCGCGACGCCGACCTGGCGCGCGCGCTGGGCGCGAAGATCGCCGAGGAGTCCGGTGACAGGCACTGGAAGATCATGGAGGTGTGCGGCGGTCACACCCACACGATCTTCAAGTACGGCATCGAGGACCTGCTGCCGAGCAACGTCGAGCTGGTCCACGGGCCCGGCTGCCCGGTCTGCGTGATCCCGATGGGACGCCTCGACGACGGCATCGCCCTGGCCCGCAACCCCGAGGTGATCTTCACCTGCTTCGGCGACCTGATGCGCGTCCCCGGCGGCAACGGCAGCCTGCTCGACGCCAAGGCCGAGGGCGCCGACGTGCGCATGGTGTATTCGCCGCTCGACGCGCTGAAGATCGCCAGGGACAACCCCGATCGCAAGGTCGTGTTCTACGCGATCGGCTTCGAGACCACCGCGCCGTCGACCGCGCTCACCCTGCTGCACGCCAAGGCCGAGGGGGTGAAGAACTTCTCGGTCTTCTGCAACCACGTCACCATCATCCCGCCGATGAAGGCGATCCTCGATTCGCCGGACCTTCGGCTCGACGGCTTCCTCGGCCCCGGGCACGTCTCCTCGGTGGTCGGCATCCGCCCCTACGAGTTCGTCACCCAGACCTACAACAAGCCGGTCGTGGTGGTGGGCTTCGAGCCGCTCGACATCCTCCAGGGCGTGCACATGGTGATGCGCCAGATCCTCGAGGGTCGCTGCGAGGTCGAGAACCAGTACAAGCGCGTCGTCCACGACGACGGCAATGCGAAGTCGCTCGAGGTGCTCGGCAGGGTCTTCTCCATCCGCCCCCACTTCGAGTGGCGCGGTCTCGGGTTCATCAGCCAGAGCGCCCTGCAGCTTCGCGACGAGTTCGCCGAGTTCGACGCCGAGAAGATCTTCACCGTGCCGGGGGTGCGGGTGGCCGATCCCAAGGCGTGCCAGTGCGGCGAGGTCCTCAAGGGGGTGCTCAAGCCCTGGGAGTGCAAGGTGTTCGGCACCGCCTGCACCCCCGAGACCCCGATCGGCACCTGCATGGTGTCGAGCGAGGGCGCCTGCGCGGCCTACTACAACTTCGGTCGCTACTCGCGCTCCCGCGAGCGTGAGCGTGTGCTCGCCGGTGCCGCGGCCAACGGGGACCGCGGCTGA
- the hypC gene encoding HypC/HybG/HupF family hydrogenase formation chaperone, producing the protein MCLAIPARLVEYLDEDRMFGKVELGGVQRRVNTLLLVGPDACEPGDYVLVHVGFALSRVSEEEAKDQLRILGEMGSAYQEELQAIGESMSLDLSAPDGTVLTVTPEVAVHEVR; encoded by the coding sequence ATGTGCCTAGCCATTCCCGCGCGCCTCGTCGAGTATCTCGACGAGGACCGCATGTTCGGAAAGGTCGAGCTGGGCGGCGTGCAGCGGCGGGTCAACACACTCCTGCTGGTGGGTCCTGATGCCTGCGAGCCGGGTGACTACGTGCTCGTGCACGTCGGCTTCGCGCTCAGCAGGGTGAGCGAGGAGGAGGCGAAGGACCAGCTGAGGATCCTCGGCGAGATGGGCTCCGCCTACCAGGAGGAGCTGCAGGCGATCGGAGAATCGATGTCACTCGACCTGTCGGCACCGGACGGAACTGTTCTCACCGTGACACCGGAGGTCGCCGTCCATGAAGTTCGCTGA
- a CDS encoding SIS domain-containing protein, giving the protein MSDTGRDAFSQLLYPMLSPQPSASAAVLEELAVAPREKSAESNRLRTRMLAESEDEIVVCAAAMAARFAAGGRLLCCGNGGSATAAADMVAEFLLPPVGHRPIPALSLTNDVAVVTAVANDVSFDDVFLRQVIALGRPGDVVVGVSTSGNSENILRGSQEAHRRGMLTVGIAGYDGGRMARDATLDHCFVVRSSSVHRIQEVQTTLYHVLWELVQRYMEEPACA; this is encoded by the coding sequence ATGAGCGACACCGGCCGCGACGCCTTCTCGCAGCTGCTCTACCCGATGCTGAGCCCCCAGCCGTCGGCGTCCGCCGCGGTCCTCGAGGAGCTGGCGGTGGCGCCGCGCGAGAAGTCGGCGGAGAGCAACCGGCTGCGCACGCGCATGCTCGCCGAGTCCGAGGACGAGATCGTCGTCTGCGCGGCGGCGATGGCGGCGCGGTTCGCCGCCGGGGGCAGGCTGCTGTGCTGCGGCAACGGGGGCAGCGCGACCGCCGCCGCCGACATGGTCGCGGAGTTCCTGCTCCCGCCGGTCGGGCACCGCCCGATCCCCGCCCTCTCGCTCACCAACGACGTCGCCGTGGTCACCGCGGTGGCCAACGACGTCAGCTTCGACGACGTCTTCCTCCGCCAGGTCATCGCCCTGGGCCGGCCCGGCGACGTGGTGGTGGGGGTGTCGACGAGCGGCAACTCCGAGAACATTCTGCGTGGGTCGCAGGAGGCGCACCGCCGCGGCATGCTCACCGTGGGCATCGCCGGCTACGACGGCGGCAGGATGGCTCGCGACGCCACGCTCGACCATTGCTTCGTGGTGCGAAGCAGCAGTGTCCACCGCATCCAGGAGGTGCAGACCACGCTGTACCACGTTCTCTGGGAGCTGGTGCAGCGATACATGGAGGAACCGGCATGTGCCTAG
- a CDS encoding HypC/HybG/HupF family hydrogenase formation chaperone: protein MTEPCHDEICITCADALFPVLVDWVSEDGTTARGLEAGRPAEVSIELVDGVEVGDTVLVHGGVALQIGEKAGARTT, encoded by the coding sequence GTGACCGAGCCCTGCCACGACGAGATCTGCATCACCTGCGCCGACGCCCTCTTCCCGGTGCTGGTGGACTGGGTGAGCGAGGACGGCACCACCGCGCGCGGCCTGGAGGCCGGCCGGCCGGCGGAGGTGTCGATCGAGCTCGTCGACGGCGTCGAGGTCGGCGACACCGTGCTGGTCCACGGCGGCGTGGCCCTGCAGATCGGCGAGAAGGCGGGAGCGCGGACGACATGA
- a CDS encoding SIS domain-containing protein codes for MIAQQRHDGERPGGHDAARAMVRERFAHSMRASESFFASHAPAVAACASAMADRFFDGGTLLIFGSGLRATDAQHNSVEYVHPALPGCRALPALSLTTDSATVTGILLGGDRDSVFSHQLEVLGGAGDIALAFADLPASPAVTRGLDAARAKGMLTIALLDGPDDGTVAADHVFEVEEPHPLVAQELHLATYHILWELVHIILNHRGIGTAPTAGGRS; via the coding sequence ATGATCGCCCAGCAGCGCCACGATGGGGAGCGCCCCGGCGGCCACGACGCCGCCCGGGCGATGGTGCGCGAGCGCTTCGCCCACAGCATGCGCGCCTCCGAGAGCTTCTTCGCGAGCCACGCCCCGGCGGTGGCCGCCTGCGCCTCGGCGATGGCCGACCGCTTCTTCGACGGCGGCACCCTGCTGATCTTCGGGAGCGGGCTGCGCGCCACCGACGCCCAGCACAACTCGGTCGAGTACGTCCACCCCGCCCTCCCCGGCTGCCGGGCCCTCCCCGCGCTCTCGCTCACCACCGACTCCGCCACCGTCACCGGCATCCTGCTCGGCGGCGACCGTGACTCGGTGTTCTCCCACCAGCTGGAGGTGCTCGGGGGCGCCGGAGACATCGCCCTCGCCTTCGCCGACCTGCCCGCCTCGCCGGCGGTGACCCGCGGGCTCGACGCGGCCCGTGCGAAGGGCATGCTCACCATCGCCCTGCTCGACGGCCCCGACGACGGCACCGTGGCCGCCGACCACGTCTTCGAGGTCGAGGAGCCCCACCCGCTGGTGGCCCAGGAGCTCCACCTGGCGACGTACCACATCCTCTGGGAGCTGGTGCACATCATCCTCAACCACCGGGGCATCGGCACCGCCCCGACCGCGGGAGGACGGTCGTGA